The Polyangium aurulentum genomic interval CCATCCTGCGCGAGGTCGTGAAGGAGCGGCCCGGATCGGCCGACGCGAACCACTTCCTCGGGCGCGCGCTGCTGTTGAAGGGCGGGCAAGCGCCCGAGGCGATGCGCTTCCTCGAGCAGGCGATCAACATCGACGGCAATCGCGCCGAGTATCACCTCTACGTCGGCTGGGCGGCCAACGAGCTCGGGCAAACCCCGCGCGCCGAGGCGGCCCTGGCACGCGCGCTCGAGCTCGACCGCGAGCTCGCCGACGCCTACTGGCAGCGCGGGGTGCTCTTGCAGAAGCAGGGCCGCACGCTCGACGCCCTCGCCGATCTGCAGATTGCCCTCGACAAACGCCCCACGCGCTACGAGGCCTACGCCACGATGGCCCTTTGCTACCAGGACCAGGCGCGCTGGCCCGACGCCCTCGCGGCCTGGCAGAAGGCCGTGGCGGGCAACGGCTCGGTGGCCGAGTGGCATTATCGTCTGGGCAAGATCCACGACGCGAACGGCAATCGCCTCGCCGCCACGCCCGAGCTGGAGAAGGCCATCGAGCTGGCCGACGTGAAGGGCAAGCCCGTGCCCGTCTGGCTCTTCGACGCGCACTTCCTCTTCGCCGAGGCCATGCGCGCCTCGGGCGGGAAGGACAAGGCCATCACGAGCTACCGCCGCTATCTGGAGCTGGCTCCCGCGGGCAATGCCTACCGCGTCGACGCCGAGCGGGCGCTGCAATCGCTCGGCGCGGGCCCACCGTGAATGAAAGGGAGGGCGAAATCCGGCGCTGCCGGGCTTCGCCCTCCAGCAACGCCGCGTCTCACATCCTCGGGTGCGGGACGCAGACCGCGCCTCGCGCCGTGGCCACGCAGCGCGAGCCCGCTTCGCACAGCGCCGCCGCGCAGGTCGGGTTCGCGCCAGGGCCCGTTCCGCCGATGGCGTCGACCCGATCCGTCTGACCCGTCTGCCCGGTCTGCCCGACCCCGCTGCTGCGGCTTTCCTGCACGATGGGCAGGCAGACGGCGCCTTCTTCCTCGGTCTCGACGCAGAGCGTCCCTGCCGCGCACAGCACGGCCAGACAGCTCGCCCGCTCGTCCTCCCCGGGCTCCTCCGCCGAACCCACGCACCGCGCGCCGCGAGGCGTATCGACGCACGTCGTGCCGGTCATGCACGTGGTCGCCGCGCAGGTCGTGACCGGCGCATTTGCATTCTCCTCCGGTGCCACGCACCGCGCGCCGCGCCGCGTCTCGACGCAGTCGAAGCCCACCGCGCAGGTGGTCGCAGCGCAGGTCGTGATCGGCTGGTTACCGGCCTCCTCCTGCTGCGCCTCCTGGATCGCGCTCGCGGCGGACGGCAAGAGACACCCCAGCAGACAGGCTCCGATGAACGCAAACTTGGGCATTCTCATCCTCCCCGGCGCCGACGCTGCATGCCCAATACCAAGCGCTCGCCTGCCGAGCGAGCGCGCGCCGTCAACCCACGAGGAACGCCGATTTCGCGAGGCGTCCGAGCTTTTGCTCCGCAATTTCGACGAAAACCTCCTTGTCCGTGCAAGGAGCGCCGTCGAGCGAAACGCTGAGCGCGCCGCGCGCCGCATCTTGGAGCGCGCCCTCTGCCAGCGCTCTGACCCCACGCGTTCCGTTCATCCGCGCGAGCAGCGCCCGATCGAACGCATCCACGGCGACGCTCTGGTGCAGGAGATTCGTGCACGCCGCGCGCTCATGCCGCGCTTGCAGCCGGGCCCAGCGGCTCGCCATGGGCAAGACGCTCGGCGCGCTCGCGATGGGCCGCTTGAAAGCGCCGAGCTCGATCGCCCCTTGCGTGTAGAGCCCGAGCAGGCTCCTCGCGAGCCACGCGCGATCGTCCTCCGAGGGCGCCCCTCCGCCGAGCGTCGCGCGCGCCTCGGCGAGCAGGGTTTCGAAAGGCAAACCCCCGGGCGCGAGGCCCGCGAGCGCGAGGAGCGCGGCCTTGAGCAAGGGTTTGTCGGTCGAGAGCTCGGGGCCATTCGGGCGCCGGAACCGCTCGGCCACGCCCTCGCCGAGGTCGAGCATGACCGAGGTCGGGGTCATCCACGACGAGACGACGAGCCCCGTGACGCGCGCCGCCGAGAGGTTCCGCTCGGTCAGCGCCTCCGCGCGGCAGACGAGGGCGCGCCGGAAGAGGCGCATCTCGAGCAGATCGAGCGAATGTTCGACCCCGATCTGATCGCGCCCCCGCTCGGCGACGGCCCTCGCCGCGTCGGGGCCGAGGCGCTCGGGGAACATCGAGGGCACGGTCGCTTCGGCGAGGTACGAAAGGCCGAACCGGCCCGCATCCTCGACGAAATCGGCAAAGTACTGCGGGTGGTTGTGGGCGGCGAGGTGCTCGTAATAAAGGTAGCGATCGGAGAGCTGCTCGAGCACGCGCAGCTCGTCGTGGAGAAAGGCCTGGGTGCCGCCGGCCTTGGGCGCGGTGGAGAGGAAGCGCAGGAATGCGCGGGCGCGGGCGACGCGCTCCTCGGGCGAGCCGTGCGCGCCGACCTCGCGGCGCAGCATGTCGCGTATCGCGCCGCGCAGGTGCCAGCCGGGCAGCGCGTTGAAGCTCACGTATGCGATGCCGTGCGGAGCGAGCAGCCGGCCGATCGCGCGGAGGATGGCCTCCCGCACGTCGTCGGGCACCCAGGAGTAGACGCCGTGGCAGACGATGTAATCGAAGGAGCCGGGCGCTTCGTCGAATTCGCGCACGTCTGCGGCCAGCATCCGCACGTTGTCGAGCCCCGCCTCGGAGGCCGCCTCGGCCGCGATCGCCACCGGGCGCTCGGCGAGATCGATGCCGACGAACGTGCTGTCCGGCAGCACGGCGGCGAGGGGCAGGAGGTTGCCGCCGAGCCCCGCGCCGATCTCGAGCAGCCGGCACGAGGTCGGGGAGGCGGGGACGAGGCCGAAGAGCGCGCCGATCGCGCCGAGGCGATCGGGGTGGGCCTCGGCGCAGGGAAAGTCGTCGTAGAGGTAATCGTCGTACTCGGCCACGGCGAGTGCCACCATGGCGGGATCGGGCGGCGCGGGCAAGCGCTGGCGCTCCCTGCCGCAAAGGGCGCTGCGCGTCGGTGCGCGTTGATGCTGGCCTCGACCCCTCACGCCAGCTACGACATCGGACGGACCCCGCCCGAGGAGAGGATGATCATGCCGATCGTGTTGCCGCGTTCGACCGGAGGAAAACCGCACTGGGAAGAGAACGGCGCAGGCGTCGTCGTCTACGACTGGAACGCCGCGGAAAACACGCTGAGCGGGACGTTTGTCCTGGCGATGTACCACGGGCTGCTCGCGACGGAGACGGGGCACAAGATCGAAGGCCTCCCGGGGGAGCTGCCTGGGACGTACCGCATCGAGACCCTCTCGCCGAACGGCGCCGCCTTCTCGCACGGGCTGCTCCTGCTCGTGCCCATGGGCGGGGACGGCGCGTACGACGTCACCTATGATCTGACGCCGCTGCCCGAGAATGTCGCCGCGCTCGGGTTCGCCCCCGGCACGCGCCTCGGCTTCAAGGCCGTGGGGCTCTTCCTCTCCGCGCAGTCGAAGCTCGCCGTGAGCTGGGACAATAACCTCTACACGCGCCTGTGGGAGGCGAGCGACGTCTCGCACGCCGAATGGGGGCTCAGGATCGTGCGCTCGACCTGATCAGGCGCCCGTCGCCGTACAGCGCGCGCCTGGACGCGAAGAATCCAGGCGCCATCGGCAGCCAGCACGTCAACCCGCGCAGCAGCAGCGTGCCCACGAACGCCGCCTCCACCGGGATGCCGAGCAACCCGAGCATGGCGAGCGCTGCCCACTCGAAGCTCCCGAGGCCGCCCGGCAAAAGGCTGAGCGTGGCCGCCACCGACGCCATCACGAAGCTCGCGAACACGAGCCCGACGTTCGCGTGGACGCCGAGCGCGAGCAGGCACACGTAGAGCGTGGAGGCGTCGAGCACGAAGATCGCGAGCTGCAGGAGCACGCCCTCCGCGAAGAGCACCGGATCGCGCATGAAGCCCGCGGGCGCGCGCTCCACGGCGGCGAGCACGTCCGACAGCCCCGGCATCCTCCGCAGAATGGCCGGCACCGTGCGCGACCCGCGCCTGTGCATCCATGCCAAACCGAACGGCATGCCCACCGACAGGACGGTGAAGAGCGCGGCCAGGCCGAGCACGCTGCGGTTGACGTAGCAATGCGACCAGAGCACGAGCAGGCTGAGGGCGAGGGCCGTGACATAGGCCGCGTAATAGGTGGCGAGGTCGAAGAGCATCGCGCTCGTGGCCAGGGAGCGGTGAACGCCGCGCCGCTCGAGCCCGCGCACGAGGACCTCTGCGCCGCCGAGCCCGCCCCTGGGCACGGAGCGATCGGTGTACGCCCTGGCGAGCGAGAGCGACGCCAGCCTGCGCAGGGGAGGGGAGGGCGCGCCGCTGCGCTCGAACAGGCGCTGCCATGAGCCGGCTGCGCATAAATAGGTGAGCGCCTGGAGCACGAGGGCCGCGAGGAGCCACGAAGGGCGCGCATTGCGCACGAGGCGCAGGAACTGCTCGCCCTCCCCGATACGAATGATCAGCGCGACGAGCAGCGCGAACAGGATCGCGCCGGGCAACCACAGGAGAGCGCGCGGAAACCGTCTGGGCTGCGGGGCAGCGCCGGTCGGGAAAAATTGCGACATGGACCCCTCAAGGCCGGGCTCGGCCAGCGCAATTTCATGCCAGGCCCGTGCCGGGCTGTGTGGACGGAGGGTCGAGCAGGCGGGGTGAGCGATTGCCGCGGCGCGCTAATCTGCGTGGAAGACGAACCGCTCCCAGCTCGTGTTGCCGTTCAGGTCCATGTCGCCGCAGCGGTAGCCCCCGGAGACGCTGTTGGCCGACGTGTGCCAGCACATCCGGAGCTGGGGCAGCGTCTGCGTCATGTTGAGGTTGTAATCGCACGAGCTGCGGTTGACGGGCTCGCCGCCGGGTGCGAAGCCCCACGAGGACTCCTCGTCGAAATACCAGCCCGCGCCATTGGCCTGGTGCACGCACATGGCGTCCGTCCCGCAGTCGTGGAGAACGTCGGCGCGAGGTGCCATCGCGAGGAGCGTGAAGTTCGCGGTCCCCACCGGGCGGCAAGCGAGGAGGAGCTTGGCCTTGTTGCATTGCGCGAGCACATCGGGCAGCGGAGCCGACCCGGCGTAGGTGCTGGTGTGGCACTGGGTCCAGCCCACGAGCGCCTGCGGCGGGACGTTCTGCTGGACGCCGGACGCCCAGTACACGCAGTCGTTGTCGTTCGTGCCGGTGCAGCCCGCGGGGCAGCACCCGTCGCCCGACGCGCAGAGCTTGTTCACGGTGACCGAGCACGTGTCGGCCCCCTCGTCGCAAGCGGCCATCTCGCACGCGTTGTTGCTCTTGCAGGCGGGCTCGGCTCCCGCCTTGCATTGGCCCGCCTGGCACGT includes:
- a CDS encoding methyltransferase regulatory domain-containing protein — protein: MVALAVAEYDDYLYDDFPCAEAHPDRLGAIGALFGLVPASPTSCRLLEIGAGLGGNLLPLAAVLPDSTFVGIDLAERPVAIAAEAASEAGLDNVRMLAADVREFDEAPGSFDYIVCHGVYSWVPDDVREAILRAIGRLLAPHGIAYVSFNALPGWHLRGAIRDMLRREVGAHGSPEERVARARAFLRFLSTAPKAGGTQAFLHDELRVLEQLSDRYLYYEHLAAHNHPQYFADFVEDAGRFGLSYLAEATVPSMFPERLGPDAARAVAERGRDQIGVEHSLDLLEMRLFRRALVCRAEALTERNLSAARVTGLVVSSWMTPTSVMLDLGEGVAERFRRPNGPELSTDKPLLKAALLALAGLAPGGLPFETLLAEARATLGGGAPSEDDRAWLARSLLGLYTQGAIELGAFKRPIASAPSVLPMASRWARLQARHERAACTNLLHQSVAVDAFDRALLARMNGTRGVRALAEGALQDAARGALSVSLDGAPCTDKEVFVEIAEQKLGRLAKSAFLVG
- a CDS encoding lysylphosphatidylglycerol synthase transmembrane domain-containing protein, with translation MSQFFPTGAAPQPRRFPRALLWLPGAILFALLVALIIRIGEGEQFLRLVRNARPSWLLAALVLQALTYLCAAGSWQRLFERSGAPSPPLRRLASLSLARAYTDRSVPRGGLGGAEVLVRGLERRGVHRSLATSAMLFDLATYYAAYVTALALSLLVLWSHCYVNRSVLGLAALFTVLSVGMPFGLAWMHRRGSRTVPAILRRMPGLSDVLAAVERAPAGFMRDPVLFAEGVLLQLAIFVLDASTLYVCLLALGVHANVGLVFASFVMASVAATLSLLPGGLGSFEWAALAMLGLLGIPVEAAFVGTLLLRGLTCWLPMAPGFFASRRALYGDGRLIRSSARS